The Triticum aestivum cultivar Chinese Spring chromosome 7B, IWGSC CS RefSeq v2.1, whole genome shotgun sequence genome window below encodes:
- the LOC123158323 gene encoding L10-interacting MYB domain-containing protein-like: protein LSDVGQANLLTKFNERSGRGYSHLQLKNRWDACRGDYAIWKTLVQKASGIGRDPYTKTIAATNEWWALELKARPQASKFRYAALAEEDKMEEVFDACCVTNEHARVPMPTYQGSTSRINLDDESGCEGDETQVTPRPNRAKGGKKRACPYSPSPKMNEKWASEHAKNEAFVRMVDLFDSRNKRDATQVSAREEIHEMMAMVEADGGAPGSDVHFYASQLFRDQTNRDVFSAFKGHEPSARLLWINRTWEFNNK, encoded by the exons TTGTCTGATGTAGGACAAGCTAATTTGCTTACTAAGTTCAATGAGCGCTCTGGGCGTGGCTATTCGCACTTGCAATTAAAAAACAGGTGGGATGCATGTAGAGGTGATTATGCCATATGGAAGACATTGGTTCAAAAAGCTTCTGGCATTGGAAGAGATCCTTATACGAAGACCATTGCTGCTACAAATGAGTGGTGGGCATTGGAGTTGAAG GCACGTCCGCAGGCTAGCAAGTTTCGGTATGCTGCACTTGCGGAGGAGGATAAAATGgaggaggtgtttgatgcttgttGTGTCACAAATGAGCATGCGAGGGTGCCAATGCCAACATATCAAGGTTCTACGTCTCGAATCAATTTGGATGATGAGTCTGGTTGTGAAGGTGATGAAACTCAGGTTACACCTCGTCCTAATCGTGCTAAGGGTGGGAAGAAGAGGGCATGTCCTTATTCGCCAAGTCCTAAGATGAATGAAAAGTGGGCAAGTGAGCATGCAAAAAATGAGGCATTTGTGCGTATGGTGGACCTGTTTGATTCAAGGAACAAGAGAGATGCAACTCAAGTTTCAGCAAGAGAGGAGATTCACGAAATGATGGCCATGGTAGAGGCGGATGGTGGTGCACCTGGGAGTGATGTTCATTTCTATGCTTCACAACTATTTAGGGATCAGACAAATCGTGATGTTTTCTCTGCCTTCAAGGGTCACGAGCCTAGTGCGAGGCTTCTATGGATAAACAGAACATGGGAGTTCAACAATAAGTAG
- the LOC123158324 gene encoding uncharacterized protein, with protein sequence MPPRPSLQSLLLMAASTSTGAGGSGLLVAARRRFPAAFAALGGQRIRLLHSFSSRTRLPRRPELACCFGTAPAEAVPAAPRSRNGNATGATLRGSLVLLCGAGVSFSLGIAQLRETGSPVVVFTDVLPFWDDSSFDGVQKGL encoded by the coding sequence ATGCCACCGCGGCCGTCTCTCCAGTCGCTGCTCCTCATGGCGGCCTCCACCTCCACGGGCGCCGGGGGCTCGGGCCTCctcgtcgccgcgcgccgccgcttccccgccgccttcgccgccctgGGGGGGCAGCGCATCCGCctgctccactccttctcctcccGGACCCGCCTCCCCAGGCGGCCCGAGCTCGCCTGCTGCTTCGGGACCGCCCCCGCCGAGGCCGTGCCCGCCGCCCCGCGCTCCAGGAATGGTAATGCGACAGGTGCCACTCTCAGAGGCTCTCTGGTTCTGCTCTGCGGTGCAGGAGTTTCTTTTTCTTTGGGTATTGCACAGCTGCGTGAGACAGGGAGTCCGGTTGTTGTTTTTACTGATGTGTTGCCATTCTGGGATGACAGTTCTTTCGATGGAGTACAGAAGGGCTTGTGA